One genomic region from Pseudoduganella lutea encodes:
- a CDS encoding discoidin domain-containing protein, translating into MRTSFAALLLAPALAGAQSRPVILDGFETLAPWQAQASDGVAAQAASVPGFRGRALRLDFDFGGKGGYAFARRALPLDLPDNYEISFMVKADAPSNHFEFKLTDASGDNVWWYRLPDYVFPGGWTQVRFKKRQVAFAWGPAKDRTLRRADRIEFVVSAGSGGKGSIWLDELVLRALPLPPATWPALQAQAGASDTPATPASLAVDGRHDTAWVADAGRRQLTVDLGTLREFGGLVLHWLPGRHASGYDVALSMDGQAWQVVRSVRDGNGSSDALLLTESEARYIRLLVQEGPAQGYALAEVEVKDLAFGATPNAFIDALSAAAPRGRYPRGFSGQQPYWTLVGVDGGARHGALLSEDGAIEPARGGPALEPFVVAGGRLHGWADVDVTQSLEDGYLPIPSVHWRAPGWMLTTTAAAAGTREASQLLARYELRNLRDAPQELELVLAARPFQVNAPRQFLNTPGGFAPIRDIAWDGRALAVGVSTFIPLRAPDTVALSTFDAGLLPFEGGGTGRAVRDETGMASGTLRWKITLPARGSAVVGVVAPLTGSPGVVESAGLDGALAQVADDWRARLNGVALHVPPAGQHLVNTLRSSLAHILMTRDGAAIQPGTRSYLRSWIRDGAMMSEALLRMGMPEIAADYLQWYAPYQFGNGKVPCCVDHRGADPVPENDSHGEFIFLAAELYRYTRDKAALQALWPRIDAAARYMETLRQSERTAAQRGTPLYGLMPASISHEGYSEKPMHSYWDGFWALRGYKDAVAIATALGRRGDARRLARQRDEFRHDLYASLAAATARHGIDYLPGAAELGDFDPTSTTIALTPGGEQQHMPRGLLENTYRKYWDFFTARRDGQKAWDDYTPYELRNVSAFVRLGWRDKAHELLDWFYADQRPRAWNQWAEVVGREPRTPRFLGDMPHGWISSDFMRAALDAFAYEREPDHALLLAEGIPPAWLDGEGIAIRRLRTPYGELGYSLRRTGDRLALRVDAGLAIPPGGIVLRWPYTGQPGAALLDGKPVQVQDGAVTIRAVPATLTIDMPAGEKKR; encoded by the coding sequence ATGAGGACATCGTTCGCCGCACTGCTGCTGGCGCCCGCGCTGGCAGGCGCCCAATCCCGGCCGGTTATCCTGGACGGCTTTGAAACCCTCGCGCCATGGCAGGCCCAGGCCTCCGACGGCGTCGCGGCGCAGGCAGCTTCCGTGCCGGGCTTCCGGGGCCGGGCGCTGCGGCTCGACTTCGACTTCGGCGGCAAGGGCGGCTATGCCTTCGCGCGCCGCGCGCTGCCGCTCGACCTGCCGGACAACTACGAGATCTCGTTCATGGTGAAGGCCGACGCACCGTCGAACCACTTTGAATTCAAGCTGACGGATGCGTCCGGCGACAATGTCTGGTGGTACCGGCTGCCCGATTATGTGTTCCCGGGCGGCTGGACCCAGGTACGGTTCAAGAAGCGGCAGGTGGCGTTCGCATGGGGACCGGCGAAGGACCGCACCTTGCGGCGGGCCGACCGGATCGAGTTCGTCGTCAGCGCCGGCAGCGGCGGCAAGGGTTCCATCTGGCTGGACGAACTGGTGCTGCGTGCCTTGCCGCTGCCGCCCGCCACGTGGCCCGCCCTGCAGGCGCAGGCCGGTGCATCGGACACGCCGGCTACCCCGGCCTCGCTGGCGGTCGATGGCCGGCACGATACGGCCTGGGTCGCGGATGCGGGCCGGCGGCAGTTGACCGTGGACCTGGGTACCCTGCGCGAGTTCGGCGGCCTCGTGCTGCACTGGCTGCCCGGGCGGCATGCCAGCGGCTATGACGTGGCGCTGTCGATGGATGGGCAAGCATGGCAGGTCGTGCGCTCCGTGCGCGATGGCAACGGCAGCAGCGATGCGCTGTTGTTGACGGAATCCGAGGCGCGCTACATCCGCCTGCTGGTGCAGGAGGGGCCGGCGCAGGGCTATGCGCTGGCGGAAGTGGAGGTGAAGGACCTGGCGTTCGGTGCCACGCCCAATGCCTTCATCGATGCGCTGTCGGCCGCGGCGCCGAGAGGCCGGTATCCGCGCGGGTTTTCCGGCCAGCAGCCCTACTGGACGCTGGTGGGCGTCGATGGCGGAGCGCGCCACGGCGCGCTGCTGTCCGAGGATGGCGCCATCGAACCGGCGCGCGGCGGTCCGGCACTGGAACCGTTCGTGGTGGCCGGCGGCCGCCTGCACGGCTGGGCCGATGTCGACGTCACGCAGTCGCTGGAAGACGGCTACCTGCCGATACCGTCGGTGCACTGGCGTGCGCCCGGCTGGATGCTGACGACGACCGCGGCGGCGGCCGGCACGCGCGAGGCATCGCAACTGCTGGCCCGCTATGAGCTGCGCAACCTGCGCGATGCGCCGCAGGAACTCGAGCTCGTGCTGGCAGCGCGGCCCTTCCAGGTCAACGCGCCGCGCCAGTTCCTGAACACGCCCGGCGGCTTCGCGCCAATCCGCGACATCGCGTGGGATGGCCGTGCGCTCGCCGTGGGCGTCAGCACCTTCATCCCGCTGCGCGCGCCGGACACCGTGGCACTGTCGACGTTCGATGCCGGCCTGCTGCCGTTCGAAGGCGGCGGCACCGGCCGCGCCGTGCGCGACGAAACCGGCATGGCATCCGGCACGCTGCGCTGGAAAATCACGCTGCCGGCACGCGGCAGCGCCGTCGTCGGCGTGGTAGCCCCATTGACGGGCTCTCCCGGCGTCGTGGAGAGCGCCGGGCTCGACGGCGCGCTGGCGCAGGTGGCGGACGACTGGCGGGCGCGCCTGAATGGCGTGGCACTGCACGTGCCGCCGGCGGGGCAGCACCTGGTGAACACGCTGCGCTCGTCGCTGGCGCACATCCTGATGACGCGCGACGGCGCCGCGATCCAGCCCGGCACGCGTTCCTACCTGCGCTCGTGGATCCGCGATGGCGCGATGATGTCCGAGGCGCTGCTGCGCATGGGAATGCCGGAAATCGCCGCCGATTACCTGCAATGGTATGCGCCCTACCAGTTCGGCAATGGCAAGGTGCCGTGCTGCGTCGACCACCGGGGCGCCGACCCGGTACCGGAGAACGACAGCCATGGCGAGTTCATTTTCCTGGCGGCGGAACTTTACCGCTACACGCGCGACAAGGCCGCGCTGCAAGCCCTGTGGCCGCGCATCGATGCGGCGGCCCGCTACATGGAAACGCTGCGCCAGTCGGAACGCACCGCCGCGCAGCGGGGCACGCCGCTGTATGGGCTGATGCCCGCCTCGATCAGTCACGAAGGATATTCGGAAAAACCGATGCATTCCTATTGGGACGGCTTCTGGGCGCTGCGTGGCTACAAGGATGCGGTGGCGATCGCCACGGCGCTGGGGCGTCGGGGCGATGCGCGCCGCCTGGCGCGCCAGCGCGATGAATTCCGCCATGACCTGTATGCGTCGCTGGCCGCCGCGACAGCGCGGCATGGCATCGATTACCTGCCCGGCGCGGCCGAACTGGGCGACTTCGATCCCACGTCGACGACGATCGCGCTGACGCCGGGCGGCGAGCAGCAGCATATGCCGCGCGGCCTGCTGGAGAACACCTATCGCAAGTACTGGGACTTTTTCACCGCCCGGCGCGACGGCCAGAAAGCATGGGACGATTACACGCCCTACGAATTGCGCAACGTCAGCGCGTTCGTGCGGCTGGGGTGGCGCGACAAGGCACACGAACTCCTCGACTGGTTCTATGCGGACCAGCGCCCGCGCGCCTGGAATCAGTGGGCCGAGGTGGTCGGCCGCGAGCCGCGCACGCCGCGCTTCCTGGGCGACATGCCGCATGGCTGGATTTCATCGGATTTCATGCGCGCCGCGCTCGATGCGTTCGCCTATGAACGCGAGCCGGACCATGCGCTGCTGCTGGCCGAAGGCATTCCGCCCGCGTGGCTGGACGGCGAAGGCATCGCGATCCGCCGGCTGCGCACCCCCTACGGCGAGCTTGGCTACAGCCTGCGCCGCACCGGCGACCGGCTGGCGCTGCGGGTCGACGCCGGGCTGGCGATACCGCCGGGCGGCATCGTGCTGCGCTGGCCGTATACGGGCCAGCCCGGTGCGGCGCTGCTCGACGGCAAGCCCGTCCAGGTCCAGGATGGCGCCGTCACGATCCGCGCCGTGCCCGCCACCCTGACCATCGACATGCCGGCCGGGGAGAAAAAACGATGA
- a CDS encoding carbohydrate ABC transporter permease produces MKKILLNAVMALAGLLAVFPLVWMVAVSLMRPGEASAFPPPLVPAEATLANYRELFAHAGIGRYLFNSLLLSTGATVLSLAFNVTAGYAFAKLRFRGRDRIFRALLGALVVPAQVAMLPLFLLLKHLGLVNTYGAVLVPALASVFGIFLVRQYALSIPDALLEAARMDGAGEWRIFRAIVLPLLGPILVTLAIFTFLGTWNDFMWPLIVLTDSELYTLPVALASLSREHVQDNELMMAGAVLTIAPVLLLFLGLQRYYIQGLLVGSVKG; encoded by the coding sequence ATGAAAAAGATCCTCCTCAACGCCGTGATGGCGCTGGCCGGCCTGCTGGCCGTGTTTCCGCTCGTGTGGATGGTGGCCGTGTCGCTGATGCGGCCCGGTGAGGCCAGCGCATTCCCGCCGCCGCTGGTACCGGCCGAGGCCACGCTGGCCAACTACCGGGAACTGTTTGCCCACGCCGGCATCGGGCGCTACCTGTTCAACAGCCTGCTGCTGTCCACCGGCGCCACCGTGCTGTCGCTGGCATTCAACGTGACCGCCGGTTATGCGTTCGCCAAGCTGCGCTTCCGTGGCCGCGACCGCATCTTCCGCGCGCTGCTCGGCGCCCTCGTGGTGCCCGCGCAGGTGGCGATGCTGCCCCTGTTCCTGCTGTTGAAGCACCTCGGGCTCGTCAACACCTACGGCGCCGTGCTGGTGCCGGCGCTGGCCTCCGTGTTCGGCATCTTCCTCGTGCGCCAGTATGCGCTGTCGATTCCCGATGCCCTGCTCGAAGCGGCGCGGATGGATGGGGCAGGGGAGTGGCGCATCTTCCGGGCGATCGTCCTGCCGCTGCTGGGACCGATCCTCGTGACGCTGGCGATCTTCACCTTCCTCGGCACGTGGAACGACTTCATGTGGCCGCTGATCGTGCTGACCGACAGCGAGCTGTATACGCTGCCCGTGGCGCTGGCCTCGCTGTCGCGCGAACACGTGCAGGACAACGAACTGATGATGGCCGGCGCCGTGCTGACCATCGCGCCCGTGCTGCTGCTGTTCCTAGGACTGCAGCGCTATTACATCCAGGGTTTGCTGGTGGGGAGCGTGAAAGGATGA
- a CDS encoding carbohydrate ABC transporter permease, with the protein MRAGGTKINPHGAAWCFVAPALLAIGVFFFLPVLAALAMSLTDFDIYALADLGNLRFVGLRNYVELLQTPLFWQALGNTFYFVIVGVPLSIAASLGAALLLNARVTGLKALFRTAYFAPVVTSLVAVAVIWRYVLHTRYGMLNYALSWFGIGPIDWLGDPDWAMPAIILFAVWKNFGYNMIILLAGLQSIPRDLYEAADLDGAGTWAAFRWVTWPMLGPTLLMVSILSMSGYFQLFAEPYVMTQGGPVQSTVSVLYFMYEQGFKWWNLGVASAVAFVLFAIMFAITLLQLRVAKGIDA; encoded by the coding sequence ATGAGGGCGGGCGGCACGAAGATCAATCCGCACGGCGCGGCATGGTGCTTCGTGGCACCGGCGCTGCTGGCGATCGGCGTGTTCTTCTTCCTGCCCGTGCTGGCCGCGCTGGCGATGAGCCTGACGGATTTCGACATCTATGCACTGGCCGATCTCGGCAACCTGCGCTTCGTCGGCCTGCGCAACTACGTCGAGCTGCTGCAAACGCCGCTGTTCTGGCAAGCGCTGGGCAACACGTTCTATTTCGTGATCGTCGGCGTGCCGCTGTCGATCGCCGCGTCGCTGGGCGCGGCGTTGCTGCTGAACGCGCGCGTCACCGGCTTGAAGGCGCTGTTTCGCACCGCGTATTTCGCACCGGTCGTCACGTCGCTCGTCGCCGTCGCCGTCATCTGGCGCTACGTGCTGCACACGCGCTACGGCATGCTGAACTACGCGCTGTCGTGGTTCGGCATCGGGCCGATCGACTGGCTGGGCGATCCGGACTGGGCGATGCCCGCCATCATCCTGTTCGCCGTGTGGAAGAACTTCGGCTACAACATGATCATCCTGCTGGCCGGCCTGCAGAGCATTCCGCGCGACCTGTACGAGGCGGCCGACCTCGATGGCGCCGGCACCTGGGCGGCGTTTCGCTGGGTGACGTGGCCGATGCTGGGGCCCACGCTGCTGATGGTCAGCATCCTGTCGATGTCGGGCTACTTCCAGCTGTTCGCGGAGCCGTATGTGATGACGCAGGGCGGCCCCGTGCAAAGCACGGTCAGCGTGCTGTACTTCATGTACGAGCAGGGCTTCAAGTGGTGGAACCTGGGCGTGGCATCGGCCGTGGCGTTCGTGCTGTTCGCGATCATGTTCGCCATCACGCTGCTGCAGCTGCGAGTGGCGAAAGGGATCGACGCATGA
- a CDS encoding sugar ABC transporter substrate-binding protein, whose protein sequence is MRQGRRTTLRSVLAAGIAASLPACTRHAGNGDTVLKFWAMGREGEVVTALVPEFERLHPGVKVAVQQLPWTAAHQKLLTAFAGDAMPDLFQLGNTWVAEMAALRAIEPLDARVAASPVLDPKDYFRGIWNTNVIDGRLYGVPWYVDTRVMFYNRELLARAGYPAMPATWDGWMQAMRAVKKLVGPDKYAILLPHEEFAPLLVLALQQPEELLRDGGRHGNFRSASFRRALAMYSAMYREGLAPMERVSNIYHEFSTEYVSFYISGPWNIGEFRRRVAPARQHTWATALMPGPQGPAASLAGGSSLAVASSSPHKEAAWQLVEFLLRVDTAAKFNALTGNLPPRRANWNDPRLAGDPPVQAFRLQLENVRPEPRVPEWESILAELRTMGERVAHGGIGVDAAAAELDARTDRILEKRRWMLDRKARP, encoded by the coding sequence GTGAGGCAGGGGCGCCGCACCACCTTGCGCAGCGTGCTCGCCGCCGGCATCGCGGCGAGCCTGCCGGCCTGCACGCGCCATGCTGGCAATGGCGATACCGTCCTGAAATTCTGGGCCATGGGGCGCGAGGGCGAAGTCGTGACGGCGCTGGTCCCGGAATTCGAGCGGCTGCATCCGGGCGTGAAGGTGGCCGTGCAGCAGTTGCCGTGGACCGCCGCGCACCAGAAGCTGCTGACGGCGTTCGCCGGCGATGCGATGCCGGACCTGTTCCAGCTCGGGAACACGTGGGTGGCGGAGATGGCCGCGCTGCGCGCGATCGAACCGCTCGACGCGCGCGTGGCTGCATCGCCCGTGCTGGACCCGAAGGATTATTTCAGAGGCATCTGGAACACCAATGTGATCGATGGCCGGCTGTATGGCGTGCCGTGGTATGTCGACACGCGCGTGATGTTCTACAACCGCGAGCTGCTGGCACGCGCCGGCTATCCGGCCATGCCCGCCACGTGGGACGGCTGGATGCAGGCCATGCGGGCGGTGAAGAAGCTCGTGGGACCGGACAAATACGCGATCCTGCTGCCGCACGAGGAATTCGCGCCGCTGCTGGTACTGGCCCTGCAGCAGCCGGAAGAACTGCTGCGCGACGGCGGCCGCCATGGCAACTTCCGCAGCGCGTCGTTCCGCCGCGCGCTCGCCATGTATTCGGCCATGTACCGCGAAGGGCTGGCGCCGATGGAGCGGGTGTCGAACATCTACCACGAGTTCAGCACGGAGTATGTGTCGTTCTACATTTCCGGACCATGGAACATCGGCGAGTTCCGGCGCCGTGTCGCGCCGGCGCGGCAGCACACATGGGCCACGGCGCTGATGCCCGGGCCGCAGGGGCCGGCGGCATCGCTGGCCGGCGGTTCCAGCCTGGCGGTGGCCAGCAGTTCGCCTCACAAGGAAGCTGCGTGGCAGCTCGTCGAATTCCTGTTGCGCGTGGACACGGCGGCGAAGTTCAATGCGCTGACCGGCAACCTGCCGCCGCGCCGCGCAAACTGGAACGATCCTCGCCTGGCGGGCGATCCGCCGGTGCAGGCGTTCCGACTGCAGCTGGAAAACGTGCGCCCGGAGCCGCGCGTGCCGGAATGGGAAAGCATCCTGGCCGAGTTGCGCACCATGGGCGAGCGGGTGGCGCATGGCGGCATCGGCGTGGATGCGGCCGCCGCCGAGCTGGATGCGAGGACCGACCGCATCCTGGAAAAGCGGCGCTGGATGCTCGACCGGAAGGCCCGCCCATGA
- a CDS encoding glucoamylase family protein gives MRRTVLALLLAGALSAPAMAANTLPPMFDDLQERTFRYFWETANPANGLVPDRYPTPSFSSVAAVGFGLTAYPIGVERGYVTRAQARERTLTTLRFFRNAPQGDARTGMSGHKGFFYHFLDMKTGQRYGNVELSTIDTALFLAGALFAQSYFDREEADEVEIRRLAAEIYARVDWKWAAANAPAVSLGWRPEEGFIKYDWKGYNEAMLLYVLALGSPKLEHALGPEAWKAWTSTYERSWAAPYDRPHLAFPSLFVHQYSHVWIDFRGIRDGYMQGKGFDYFENSRRATYAQRDYALANPLKCKGYGADVWGLTASDGPVDKTFEWQGQQIPFRSYAARGMGGLRHYDDCTLAPTAAAGALPFAPEITIPAVVAMKERYGDFLYGRYGFLDAFNPSFAFNTKLQHGRVVPGKGWVAGDYLGIDQGPILAMTENHRNDFVWRIMRTNPAIRTGLIRAGFTGGWLEK, from the coding sequence ATGCGCCGCACCGTCCTTGCCCTGCTGCTGGCGGGTGCGCTGTCCGCGCCCGCCATGGCGGCCAATACCCTGCCGCCGATGTTCGACGACCTGCAGGAGCGCACCTTCCGCTACTTCTGGGAGACGGCGAACCCGGCCAACGGCCTGGTGCCCGACCGGTACCCCACGCCGTCGTTCTCCAGCGTGGCGGCGGTCGGATTCGGCCTGACGGCCTATCCGATCGGTGTCGAGCGCGGCTACGTCACGCGGGCGCAGGCCAGGGAGCGCACGCTCACCACGCTGCGCTTTTTCCGCAACGCGCCGCAGGGCGACGCACGGACGGGCATGTCCGGCCACAAGGGCTTCTTCTATCACTTCCTCGACATGAAGACGGGGCAGCGCTACGGCAACGTGGAACTGTCGACGATCGACACGGCGCTGTTCCTGGCTGGCGCCCTGTTCGCGCAATCGTACTTCGACCGGGAGGAGGCGGACGAAGTGGAAATCCGCCGCCTGGCTGCCGAGATCTATGCGCGGGTCGACTGGAAATGGGCCGCCGCCAATGCGCCCGCGGTGTCGCTGGGCTGGCGCCCGGAGGAAGGCTTCATCAAGTACGACTGGAAGGGCTACAACGAAGCGATGCTGCTGTACGTGCTGGCGCTGGGCTCGCCGAAGCTGGAGCACGCGCTGGGTCCCGAAGCGTGGAAGGCGTGGACCAGCACGTACGAACGCAGCTGGGCCGCACCATACGACAGGCCGCACCTGGCGTTCCCGTCGCTGTTCGTGCATCAGTACAGCCATGTGTGGATCGACTTCCGCGGCATCCGCGACGGCTATATGCAGGGCAAGGGCTTCGATTACTTTGAAAACAGCCGCCGCGCCACGTATGCGCAGCGCGATTACGCGCTCGCCAATCCCCTGAAATGCAAGGGCTATGGCGCAGATGTGTGGGGCCTGACCGCCAGCGATGGTCCGGTCGACAAGACCTTCGAGTGGCAAGGGCAGCAGATCCCGTTCCGCAGCTATGCGGCGCGCGGCATGGGCGGCCTGCGGCACTACGACGATTGCACGCTGGCGCCCACCGCCGCGGCGGGCGCGCTGCCGTTCGCGCCGGAGATCACGATTCCCGCCGTGGTGGCGATGAAGGAGCGCTACGGCGACTTCCTCTACGGCCGCTACGGTTTCCTCGATGCGTTCAATCCCAGCTTCGCGTTTAACACGAAGCTCCAGCACGGCAGGGTCGTGCCGGGCAAGGGCTGGGTGGCGGGCGACTACCTGGGCATCGACCAGGGACCGATCCTGGCAATGACGGAAAATCACCGCAACGACTTCGTGTGGCGCATCATGCGCACCAACCCCGCCATTCGCACGGGCCTGATCCGTGCCGGCTTCACCGGCGGCTGGCTCGAAAAGTGA
- a CDS encoding TonB-dependent receptor translates to MKNMSHHALRLTVMAGALASALLATLPASAQLSTATLRGQVTAAGAASPAGTPVTATNQANGYVYRTTTRGDGSYVLTGLAPGAYQVQVGGQATDTVTLAVGQTSTLDLNTVAASGSQPQRIVITGSAQRRDVTTSEVGTSVSREQIERLPQVTRNFLSFADLAPGVRFDVDQSGNVTLRSGAQNQDNVNVFIDGVSQKNNILRGGVSGLDSSRGNPFPQSAIAEYKVISQNYKAEFDQVSSAAITAVTKSGTNELHGDVFWDHTGTNVTAMDPFQKKAEAQGVGRPDSKQDQFGMTLGGPIRKDVAHFFLAYEGKKIDDPRQVLAQNANLLPNAGVVPSLLARQGATMSKFDEDLFLAKLNARISDEHELEATLRVRRETDLVPENKLLSLPGNDVARDNDEDRFDIKHTWTTDNFVNEARIGHEKYTWNPHSSATEPFLKYLISPTNSANNVRDVLIDGGSPNAQFRQQKGLLFQDDLTYTGLDRHTIKGGLKVKRMEYNLSGTANSVDMYELLIHNVTGETTVNRFQPAIAPAGVRFTNKQYGIYLQDDWQATPKLELNLGLRYDYEDNMLNDSYATPADRVAIFGRQDPRAGAVAGQTYADSLSKGGITIGDYISTGSSRKAFKDAWQPRVGFSFDVAGDRSTVVFGGWGRAYDRAAANYALDELQKNRQVNGEVWMIRNDHKAPYTDQFSLGLRQALGIWNGEAGYTNSRSRNQFNWFGGNRDPRGGWGNQSPIDPLWGSVDPYGTLVLGDFISQARTETVYLKVDKPYSRASRWSLSATYTYSDAQTTNKEWTNDIFNWTYGRYPGQWFPSTVVEKHRLVVAGTSGDLLPWGIMLSGKATIGSGLPYRMTDCHTGFNNCMSVKGDGDNFKQVDIGLAKDVQFRFGALTLRADVLNLFNSINYGGYDGWIGGPGSANSYGGDNPNLTLANSMGGPMRTLKLSARYAF, encoded by the coding sequence ATGAAGAACATGTCACACCACGCACTGCGCCTCACGGTGATGGCCGGCGCGCTGGCGTCGGCCCTGCTGGCGACGCTGCCCGCATCGGCGCAGTTGTCCACGGCCACCCTGCGCGGGCAGGTCACCGCGGCCGGTGCCGCCAGCCCCGCCGGCACGCCCGTGACGGCCACCAACCAGGCCAACGGCTATGTGTACCGCACCACGACGCGCGGCGACGGCAGCTACGTGCTGACCGGCCTGGCGCCCGGCGCCTACCAGGTGCAGGTCGGCGGCCAGGCCACCGACACGGTCACGCTGGCCGTCGGCCAGACCAGCACCCTGGACCTGAACACGGTCGCGGCCAGCGGCAGCCAGCCGCAGCGCATCGTCATCACCGGCTCGGCGCAGCGGCGCGACGTGACCACGTCCGAAGTGGGCACGTCGGTCTCGCGCGAGCAGATCGAGCGCCTGCCGCAGGTGACCCGCAATTTCCTGTCGTTCGCCGACCTGGCGCCGGGCGTGCGCTTCGACGTCGACCAGTCCGGCAACGTGACCTTGCGCAGCGGCGCCCAGAACCAGGACAACGTCAACGTCTTCATCGATGGCGTGAGCCAGAAGAACAATATCCTGCGCGGCGGCGTGTCCGGCCTCGACTCCAGCCGCGGCAACCCGTTCCCCCAATCGGCTATTGCCGAATACAAGGTCATCTCGCAGAACTACAAGGCCGAGTTCGACCAGGTGTCGAGCGCCGCCATCACGGCCGTCACCAAGTCGGGCACCAACGAACTGCATGGCGACGTGTTCTGGGACCATACCGGCACGAACGTGACGGCCATGGACCCGTTCCAGAAAAAGGCCGAGGCGCAGGGCGTGGGCCGGCCGGACTCCAAGCAGGACCAGTTCGGCATGACGCTGGGTGGCCCCATCAGGAAGGATGTCGCGCACTTCTTCCTTGCCTATGAAGGCAAGAAGATCGACGATCCGCGTCAGGTGCTGGCGCAGAACGCGAACCTGTTGCCGAACGCGGGTGTCGTGCCGTCGCTGCTGGCGCGGCAAGGCGCCACCATGTCGAAGTTCGACGAAGACCTGTTCCTGGCCAAGCTCAATGCCCGCATCTCCGACGAGCACGAACTGGAAGCCACGCTGCGCGTGCGGCGTGAAACGGACCTGGTGCCCGAGAACAAGCTTCTTAGCCTGCCGGGCAACGATGTCGCGCGCGACAACGACGAGGACCGCTTCGACATCAAGCACACGTGGACCACGGACAACTTCGTCAACGAAGCCCGGATCGGCCATGAAAAGTACACGTGGAATCCTCATTCGTCGGCCACCGAACCTTTCCTCAAGTACCTGATCTCGCCGACCAATTCCGCCAACAATGTGAGGGATGTGCTGATCGACGGCGGATCGCCGAACGCGCAGTTCCGTCAGCAAAAGGGCCTGCTGTTCCAGGACGACCTGACTTACACGGGCCTGGACCGGCATACGATCAAGGGCGGCCTCAAGGTCAAGCGCATGGAATACAACCTGTCCGGTACGGCCAACAGCGTGGACATGTATGAGCTGCTGATCCATAACGTGACGGGCGAAACCACGGTGAACCGCTTCCAGCCGGCCATTGCCCCGGCCGGCGTGCGCTTCACCAACAAGCAATACGGCATCTACCTGCAGGACGACTGGCAGGCCACGCCGAAGCTGGAGCTGAACCTGGGTCTGCGCTACGACTACGAAGACAATATGTTGAACGACAGCTACGCCACCCCGGCCGACCGGGTAGCGATCTTCGGCCGGCAGGATCCGCGTGCCGGCGCCGTGGCGGGCCAGACCTATGCTGACTCGCTGTCCAAGGGCGGCATCACGATCGGCGACTACATCAGCACGGGCAGTAGCCGCAAGGCATTCAAGGATGCGTGGCAGCCGCGCGTGGGCTTCTCCTTCGACGTGGCGGGTGACCGCAGTACCGTGGTTTTCGGCGGCTGGGGCCGCGCCTACGACCGCGCCGCCGCCAACTACGCCCTGGACGAGCTGCAAAAGAACCGCCAGGTCAATGGCGAAGTCTGGATGATCCGCAACGATCACAAGGCGCCGTACACGGACCAGTTCAGCCTCGGCCTGCGCCAGGCGCTCGGCATCTGGAATGGCGAAGCCGGCTACACGAACTCGCGCAGCCGCAACCAGTTCAACTGGTTCGGCGGCAACCGCGACCCGCGGGGCGGCTGGGGCAACCAGAGCCCGATCGATCCGCTGTGGGGTTCGGTCGACCCGTACGGCACACTGGTGCTGGGCGATTTCATCAGTCAGGCGCGCACCGAAACCGTCTACCTGAAAGTGGACAAGCCGTATTCGCGCGCTTCGCGCTGGAGCCTTTCCGCCACGTACACGTACAGCGACGCGCAAACGACCAACAAGGAGTGGACCAACGACATCTTCAACTGGACGTATGGCCGTTACCCGGGCCAGTGGTTCCCGTCGACGGTGGTGGAAAAGCACCGGCTCGTGGTCGCGGGCACGTCCGGCGACCTGCTGCCATGGGGGATCATGTTGTCCGGCAAGGCCACGATCGGTTCCGGCCTGCCGTACCGGATGACGGATTGCCACACGGGCTTCAACAACTGCATGTCGGTCAAGGGCGATGGCGACAATTTCAAGCAGGTCGACATCGGCCTGGCGAAGGATGTGCAGTTCCGCTTCGGCGCGCTGACGTTGCGGGCCGACGTGCTGAACCTGTTCAACAGCATCAACTACGGCGGCTACGATGGCTGGATCGGCGGCCCGGGCTCGGCCAACAGCTACGGTGGCGACAATCCGAATCTCACGCTGGCCAACTCGATGGGCGGGCCGATGCGTACGCTCAAGCTGTCGGCACGCTACGCGTTCTGA